ATGGAGGGGGGGACGCTCTCGCTCGAGCAGTCCCTCGCCGCGCACCGGCGCGGCATCGAGCTCGCGAAGTACTGCCAGGGGCGTCTCGCCCAGGCGCAGGCGCAGGTGCGGATGCTCGAAGACGAGGCGCTGAAGGCGCTCCC
Above is a window of Candidatus Eisenbacteria bacterium DNA encoding:
- a CDS encoding exodeoxyribonuclease VII small subunit, which produces MARNAASPANGAAEDAPKSFEAALAELEKIVQSMEGGTLSLEQSLAAHRRGIELAKYCQGRLAQAQAQVRMLEDEALKALPGDDAEG